A window of Streptomyces sp. NBC_01224 genomic DNA:
CCTGCTCGTTCCGTTCTCTCAGATGGGCGAAGAAGGTGACGAAGCCAGAGATGAGAATGAGCGCGATGATCTGGTAGGTGTGATTGAGGTCGTTGATGCTGGTGCGCGCGATGGCCACCAGGGATTGGGCCAGCACGGCGACCGCACCGACGAAAGCGGTCATGCGCGGCCCGGTGAAAGAGGCAGCCACCGCAGGAGCCGCCACCAGGAACGGGCCCATGTGAACATCCGGCGGCGAGATGACGTCAACCACCGTGACGACGGCGATCAGCGCGAACGGCATCGCCACGAGAGCGTTCCTGCGTCTTCGGGTCTTTGGGGACGGCTGCAGGAACCGCCGGGAAGCCATGCTTCCGGGATACCGCACCCGGTCCGCCTCCGCTCCCCGTACAGCTGATCGGCAGGGCACGGCACACTCTCGGCTTCCGTCACTCCGTGTTGCATGTCGTTCACTCCGGCGGTCGCGCGTTTTCACTCCTTTGCTTCGCGCGTCGCGCCGTCCGGGCCGGGCCTGGCAACGCTGAGCCCACCAACCGCTCCTCGACGAAGAGAGAACAGCATGACCATCTCAACCCTCCTCGCCCCGCGGATGTGGATACGCGGGAGGCGCGTGCAGACCGTCGCCGCGGCGCTCGTCGCGGCCGCCCTTGCCGCGGCCGCCGGACCTGCCGCAGCCGATGGCGGTGCCGATCCGCCCGGCGCCAAGCCCACGGTAGTGGTGGTACACGGCGCGTTCGCCGATGCCTCGGGCTGGAACGGCGTGGTGGAACGCCTGCAGCGTGACGGGTACAAGGTCATGGCCCCGGCCAATCCGCTGCGCGGGCTCGCTGGTGACTCGGCGTACATAGCCGGCGTGCTGAAGAGCATCAAGGGCCCGATCGTGCTGGCCGGGCATTCCTACGGCGGTGCGGTGATCAGCAACGCCGCCGCGGGGAACCCGCAAGTGAAGTCGCTGGTGTTCGTGTCCGCGCTCATGCCGGACAAGGGGGAGAGGCTGTCGGACCTGTCCGCGAAGTTCGCGGGAAGCGAGCTGAACGCGGCTCTGAAGCCGGTGCCGTTCCCGGAGGCCGACGGAAAGGAGGGGACTGATCTGTACATCCGGCCCGACAGGTTCCACGACGTCTTCGCGGCGGACGTGCCGTCGGGCACCACGGCCGTGATGGCCGCCACTCAGCGCCCCATCAACGGAGCCGCGTTCATGGACACGGCGGCTGCGGCGGCCTGGAAGACCATTCCGTCCTGGGCGCTGGTGGCCACCCGGGACAAGGCCATCGCCCCGGATCTCGAACGCTTCGAGGCCAAGCGCGCCAATTCGCACACCGTCGAGGTCGACTCCTCCCACGTCGCGATGATGTCGCACCCCGATGTCGTCGCCGATCTCATCCGGCAGGCCGCCGGAGACCGAACACCCGCGAAGTCGCTCATGGCCCCGACGGGCACCAGCACTGTGGTCCTGGCCTGGATCGGCGGACTCGCGGGCGTGACCGTCCTGACAGGCGCGGGCCTGGTGACGGCGGCCCGCAAGCGCCGGGTCACCAATGGCGTTCCCGACAGGGCCTCCTGACACGAATGCACGGATCAGCGAGCACCCGGGAGCAGGCCGGACCCCGGGATCCGCTGCGCCCGTCGCGGCACGGCGCCACCGATAAGAAGCGGTGCGAGGCCCCGTAGAGCCGGATGCCTGCCGTGCCCAGAAGGATATTGCCGCCCACCTCACTGTCGTCGCCGGACCGCAGGACGATCGAGCCCCGGCTTCGGTCCAGCACGGCGTTGTTTTTCACGCCGGCTCCTGCCGAGGGAGCTCCGCTCCGGCCTCGGGCCGAGGCGGAGCTCCTGGGTGTCTACGGCACCAGCAGGGTCTCCGACAGGCGGGGCGACGGCGGTGCCGCGCCGTCCACCGTCGCGGAGTGCAGCGCGGCGTGCTCCTCGCGGGATACGACCGACCGGCCGCCGCGCACTGTCAGCCGGCGTCCCTGAGGGGTTGTCCAGCACACCTCGGCGCAGTCGCCGACCACATCCACCTCGGGATCCGGCACCGGCTCCCCGCCCTGCTCCGTACCGGACGGCACGAGGGAAAGGGTCCCCGCCGCGAACGTGTCGCCCAACGCCGCCCAGTCCAGCTCGACCGGGGTCGCGCTGTCGAAAAGGACGACTTCGATCCGCACCCCGTCAGCGAGCGGGACCAGCCGGGCCGTCGGCGTACGGCCGCCGAAACTGCCCCCGGCCAGGCTGAAGCCCAGCCGCGCCGTCCCCAGGTCGAGGTCGACATCGCCGTCGACCACGGACGCCTCCGCTACGGGCGGCGCACCGATCACGTCCACCACCAGACGCAGCGACCGCGCCCGGAACCGGTCACCCGGCTCGATCATGTCGAGGTGGTGGTGCCGGTCTCCCGCCGGGCAGGCAAAACCCGTCAGCCAGGCCACATGCGGGCCGCTCTGCACGGTGGAGAGCACACCGGACGCGAAGTCGAAGTCCTCCGCCCCGTCGTCCTTCATCAGATGGACGTGCAGATGCCCGGGGGAGCCGTCGGGGCGCACCCAGTGGCCGAACAGTGGGCGGCGCTGCAGCCAGGTGTCCTGGTGGTTCACGCTGCCCAGTGTGGTGACCGCGTCCAGCCAGGTGGTTCCCGTCTCCGGGGAAGGGCTCTCGGCGAAGAGCTCCCGGTGCTCACGCTCACCCTTCAGTGCCAGCAGTCGTGGCAGGGCCCAGTCGGGCATGCGGTAGTCCACACAGGCGTGCACACCGATCGACATCTCCCCCCGGACAGGGCCGATCTCCGGGGTTCCCAGCACACCGCGTACCGCCTTCACCAGGAACGGTGGCACGCCCAGATCGTTGCTGTAGCAGCGGGCCATGGGGCCGGAGAGTTGACGGGTCGGCGGGTGCCAGCGGGCCAGGAAGTGCAGCCAGAGCCGGTCGTGCAGCCGGTTGTTGAGCTCCAGCACCTCCTCGTCCCGGACGTGTTCCCTGATCAGGGTCAGCGTCTGGAACACGACACCCCAGTAGGTCGGGCTGTTGAATTCGGTGAAGCTGCCGGTGCTGTCAATCGCCTCGCACAGCCGCACCATGCGGTCCTTGCCGTAGGCGAACAGCGCCTCGTCGTCGAGGATCCTCCCGGCGGCAAGCGTGACGAACGTACCCATCACGGCGACGTTGGTGTACGCCATGTGGACATTCCGGCGGACGATCGACGCCGCCGCGTGCCGTACCGACTCCCGGAGTTCACGCAGCACCGCGGGTGGCAGACGGTCGCCGTGCCGGGCGTGCACCAGCAGCAGCTGGATACCGAGGAAGTCCGCCCAGTTCCAGTCGGCGGGGTCCATCCTCGCTGCCGGTTCCTCGGCGTAATAGCCCCAGATGCCGTAGGTGGCGCTCTCCGTCAACCGGTCCTGGAGCTCCGCGATCCGCAGGATCACGGAGTGGGCGCGCTCGCCGTCGCCGTCACCGTCCCGTTCGAGCAGGAGCAGCGCGTACTGCAGGGAGTTGCGGGTGGGGTGCGCAGGGCCGCCCTTGATGCGGGTGTGGATGGGGTTGTACGGGGCTTCGACCTGCAGCAGGTTCGCCTCGGAGTCCCAGCAGCGGTCGCCCTCGGAAAGGGCCGCTCGCAGCAGGGCGCGGTCGTACTCGGCGGCCGACCAGGCAGGGTGCACGGGATGTCCTCCAGCTCGCGATCGTCGGACCGACGATCTCCGGCAACGCTTGGGAAACGTTTTCCAGAGGCTAAGTCGATGTCAACGGTCGGGCAAGGGGCATGCGGTGAGAACCCGGGTCAGAAGTCCATCCCGAACCCATTGACGCAGCGATATTGGGCGGTGCAAGGTGACCCCGGCTGGAAAACGCTTTCCAGCCGGTTCCGGTCTGCCCCTGAATGGAGTCCCCGATGAGACCCTCCCTGCGCATCGCCCTGACGGGCGTCACCGCGGGTGCGCTCGTCTGCGTGCTTGCCTCGTGTTCCGGTTCCGGCAGTGACACCGCCGGCGACGGTACGGTGACCATCACCGTTTCCGGGCGCCCGCCGGCCACCGATGCGGCCTCACTCAAGACCTTCGACGCGCGGGTGGCGGAGTTCGAGAAGGCCAACCCCAAGATCAAGATCAAGACGAACGAGTACCAGTACGACCAGCAGAGCTTCCAGACCAAGGTCGGCGGCGGCAGCCTGGAGACGATCGTCCGGGTGCCGCTCACCGAGATGTCGGGCCTGATCAAGCGTAAGCAGATCGCCGACCTCACCGCCGACTTCAAGAGGCTGAAGCACAGCGAGGACTTCAACGAGGTCGCGCTCGGCGCCGCGAAGGGCCTGGACGGCAAGATCTACGGAATACCCACCGAGGAGTATGCGCTCGGACTGGTCTACAACCGGGATCTCTTCAAGAAGGCCGGACTCGACCCCGACCAGCCGCCGGCCACCTGGCCCGAGGTCCGTGCCGCGGCCAAGGCGATCTCCGAGAAGACCGATGCCACCGGCTACGCCCAGATGACCAAGGAGAACACCGGTGGCTGGATGCTCACCGCCATGGCCTACTCATTCGGTGACACCATGCAGGAGGAGTCCGGCGGCAAGTGGGCCAACACCTTCGACCATTCCGACAGCGGCGCCGAGAAGTCCCTGAAGGCGCTCAAGGAGATGCGCTGGACGGATCAGTCGATGGGCAAGAACCAGCTGCGCAACCTCACCGACATGGAGAAGGACTTCTCCGCCGGAAAGATCGGCATGACGATCGCCGGGCCCAGCATCATCGGCCACTACATCCAGCAGTACAAGGGCGACCCGGAGACCATCGGGCTCTCCGCCATCCCCACGGACGGCAGCAGCAAGCGGACCCTGGCCGGCGGCACCATCGCCGTGATCAGCCCCAGGGCCACCCCGCAACAGCGTGAGGCCGCGGCGAAGTTCATCGACTTCTACTACCTCGCTCCCAAGTACGACGTCGCGCTCGGCGAGAAGGACGCGGCGGCCAAGAAGAAGGACGGCGCCGTCATCGGTGCGCCGACCGTCCCGTTCTACAAACCGGCCATCGCCGACCCGGTCCAGGCCGCAATCGACAAGCAGGCCAATGTGCCGGTCGCGCACTTCGCCCCGTACAGCAAGGCACTCGGTGAATACGAGCTGGTCATCGAGCCGCCCGTCGAGGCACAGAACGTCTACAAGGCCCTCGACAGCGCCGTCCAGGCCGTACTGACACGCGAGGACGCCGACCCGGCCGAGCAGCTGAAGAAGGCCGCCTCACAGGTCAAGTCCCAGGTGGAACGGGCGCAGAACTAAGGCGTGTCCGGCACATCAGGCACTGAGCACAGCACGAGGAGAGGCGAGGAGACGTCAATGAGCAGGTCACACGCGCCTGTCGCGCCCGCCGGGAACCGCACCGAGAAGAACCGGACGCAGAAACGCCGTTCCGCCGGCCCCTCCGCGCTCCGGACGCGGACGTCGGACGGGCCGCCGCGCACCGCCTCCCCGCGTCGCGGCGGCCCGGCGGAACGCTTCGTCCACTGGGTCAGGCAAGGAGGTGTCACCACCATCCTGTTCGGCCTGCCCATGGTGCTGTGCTTCGCCTACTTCTCCTGGTGGCCGATCGTCCGGAGCGTGCAGCTCAGCTTCGAGCAGACCAATCTGATCGGCCCCGGCACCTGGGTGGGACTGGACAACTTCCGGCATGTGCTGGAGGACCCGCTGCTGTGGACGGCCGTCAAGAACACCGCACTGTTCGCGGCGCTCGCCCTGCTGATCGGCTTCCCGGTGCCGCTCTTCCTCGCGGTGCTCATCGCCGAACTGCGGCGCGGCAGCACGCTGTTCCGAATCCTCGCCTACCTTCCGGTGGCCATTCCCCCGGTGGTCTCCGTCCTGCTCTGGAAATGGTTCTACGACCCGGACGCCGGCCTGTTCAACCAGCTGCTGGCCCATGTGGGCCTCGGCCCGTACCCCTGGCTCCAGTCCACCGACACCGCGATGCTGTCGATCGTCCTGGAAGCCACCTGGGCCGGCTTCGGCTCCACGGTGATCATCTATCTGGCGGCGCTCGGCTCCGTACCGACCGAACTGTACGAGGCCGCCGAGATCGACGCCGCGGGTATCTGGCGCCGGGTCTGGCACATCACCCTGCCGTCGCTGCGCGGGGTCATCCTGATCATGCTGCTGCTCCAGATCATCGGCACCCTTCAGGTCTTCACCGAACCCTTCGTGATGACGGACGGCGGCCCGGAGGACTCCACCGTCACTGTCCTGATGCTGATCTACAACTACGCCTTCCAGAACGGCGACTACGGAGCCGCGACCGCGCTCAGCGTGCTGCTGGCCCTCGTGCTCGGCGTGCTCTCGGCGATCTATCTGCGGGCGACGAAGAGCTGGAGCAACTGATGGCTGTACAGATCCCCCTTCGCACCCGCCGCAGGAACCGTCCCGAGGAGAGCGGACGCGGACTCATCTCCACCGCCGACCGCCGGCGGACCTCCGTGCGCGTCTCGCTCCGCTCCGTCCAGGGGCTCTCGCTCCTCCTGCTGCTCGCGTTCGGCGCCGCACCCTTCTACTGGACCTTCAAGGGCGCCGTCTCACCGACCCAGGAGCTGCTGCGCGAGCCGCTGGCACCCTGGCCCGACCACGCGCAGTGGGACAACCTCTCCCGCGCCTGGAACGAACTCCAGGTCGGCCACTACCTCTGGAACACCGTGGTCCTGGTCACCGGCTCGGTCGTCGCCCATCTCGTCGTCGCCACCACCGGCGGCTACGTCCTGTCCGTGCTGCGCCCCAAGTGGGCGGCGCCCGTGCGGTGGATGGTGCTCGCCACCCTCTTCATCCCCGGCTCCATCTCCCTGGTGGCGCTCTACCTCACCGTGCTCGATCTGCCGGGCCTCGGAATCTCGCTCGCCAACAGCCCCTGGGGCGTCTGGCTGCCGCACGCCGCGAGCGCCTTCACCGTACTGATCGTGATGAAGTTCTTCGACGGCATCCCGCGCGAACTCTTCGAGGCCGCGAAGGTCGATGGCGCCGGCCCGTTCATCATCTTCCGCCGGATCGTGCTGCCCATGTCGCGGCCGATCCTCGCGGTGGTGACCCTGCTGACGGTCATGAACTCCTGGAAGGACTTCCTCTGGCCGCTGATCGTCATCCCGGACACCGAGAAGCAGCCCATCTCCGCCGCACTGCCGCGCCTCGCGGAAACGGCGGAACAGTCGCTGCTCATCGCCGGGATGCTGCTCGCCATCCTGCCCCCGGTCGTGCTGTTCCTGATCTTCCAGCGGCAGATCGTACGAGGCGGGGGAGGCTTCACCGGCCTCAAGGGATGAGAACCACCCGGGCACACGCGCGGACCCGGTCCGCGCCGGCCGACGGCGGCAGCGGTGCGCGCCGACGGCACACGGGCCGGTGTGCTCCGCCGGGGTACAGCCGACGGAGCACACCACCACCCGGGACCACCCAAGGACGCACCGCGCCGATCCGATCGAGAGGACACCTCGATGGAACAGAACGGCACGATCCGGCCAGGTCCCCTGGCACCGGCCAGAGTAATGGGCCGCTCCAGACGGCCCGCCGCATGGGGCAGCGCCGCCGCCCTGCTCGGCTGCCTGCTGGTGGCAGCACCCCTGCCCGGCACGGCCCCGGCCGCCCACGCGGCCGGTACCCTCACCGTCACCTCGCCCGACCTGCTCTTCATCAAGGGACAGGCGAAGATCACCCTGACCTCCGACGAGGCCTCGGTGGCCTGGAAGGCCATCGACGACCAGGGCCTGACGCTCGCGTCGGGCACCGCACCGGTCTCGGGCGGAACGGCCACCGTAGACGTCACCAAGCTCGGCAGCGGCTACTACACGCTCACGGCGACCGCGGGCGCCACCACCCGTACCGCCGACTTCGGCGTACTGACCGCGCTTGCCGGCCACGAGCAGAAGGACCCCCGCTTCGGCACCGGCATCCACTACGGGTGGAACGACGGCGACGACCAGAAGCTGCTGCGCTCGGTCAAGCTGATGGGCATGCACGGGATACGCTCCGACATCAATTGGAGCGCCATCGAGAAGACTCCCGGCGAGTACACCTGGAGCAACTACTCCACCGACCAGCACATCCCGTACGCCAAGGCGCAGGGGCTGACCGCCCTGCCCATCTCCGGCTACCGGAACGCCAATTACGACAGCAACCGGACACCGGCATCCGACGCGGCGCTGGAGGCCTACGGCAAGTACACCGCCGCCGTCGTGGAGAAGTACCAGCAGTCCACGAAGGAGGTCGAGATCTACAACGAGTACAACTCGACCGGCTTCAACAACGGCACCTGCGGTATCACCGCCGACTGCTACCTCAAGCTGCTCAGGGCGAGCTTCGGCAAGGTGCACGCCAAGGTCCCGGACGCCACCGTCGTCGGCGGCGCCACGGCCGGTCTCACGACCGACTGGCTGAAGCGGCTGTACGCGATCGGCGGCCTGGACTACATGGACGCGCTCAGCGTCCACCAATACGGCTACCCGAACCCGCCCGAGGTGGCCCTGGAGAAACTGCCGCAGGTGCGCGCCGATCTGGACGCGGCAGGTGGCAAGGACTTCCCGC
This region includes:
- a CDS encoding extracellular solute-binding protein, whose product is MRPSLRIALTGVTAGALVCVLASCSGSGSDTAGDGTVTITVSGRPPATDAASLKTFDARVAEFEKANPKIKIKTNEYQYDQQSFQTKVGGGSLETIVRVPLTEMSGLIKRKQIADLTADFKRLKHSEDFNEVALGAAKGLDGKIYGIPTEEYALGLVYNRDLFKKAGLDPDQPPATWPEVRAAAKAISEKTDATGYAQMTKENTGGWMLTAMAYSFGDTMQEESGGKWANTFDHSDSGAEKSLKALKEMRWTDQSMGKNQLRNLTDMEKDFSAGKIGMTIAGPSIIGHYIQQYKGDPETIGLSAIPTDGSSKRTLAGGTIAVISPRATPQQREAAAKFIDFYYLAPKYDVALGEKDAAAKKKDGAVIGAPTVPFYKPAIADPVQAAIDKQANVPVAHFAPYSKALGEYELVIEPPVEAQNVYKALDSAVQAVLTREDADPAEQLKKAASQVKSQVERAQN
- a CDS encoding carbohydrate ABC transporter permease, translated to MAVQIPLRTRRRNRPEESGRGLISTADRRRTSVRVSLRSVQGLSLLLLLAFGAAPFYWTFKGAVSPTQELLREPLAPWPDHAQWDNLSRAWNELQVGHYLWNTVVLVTGSVVAHLVVATTGGYVLSVLRPKWAAPVRWMVLATLFIPGSISLVALYLTVLDLPGLGISLANSPWGVWLPHAASAFTVLIVMKFFDGIPRELFEAAKVDGAGPFIIFRRIVLPMSRPILAVVTLLTVMNSWKDFLWPLIVIPDTEKQPISAALPRLAETAEQSLLIAGMLLAILPPVVLFLIFQRQIVRGGGGFTGLKG
- a CDS encoding carbohydrate ABC transporter permease yields the protein MSRSHAPVAPAGNRTEKNRTQKRRSAGPSALRTRTSDGPPRTASPRRGGPAERFVHWVRQGGVTTILFGLPMVLCFAYFSWWPIVRSVQLSFEQTNLIGPGTWVGLDNFRHVLEDPLLWTAVKNTALFAALALLIGFPVPLFLAVLIAELRRGSTLFRILAYLPVAIPPVVSVLLWKWFYDPDAGLFNQLLAHVGLGPYPWLQSTDTAMLSIVLEATWAGFGSTVIIYLAALGSVPTELYEAAEIDAAGIWRRVWHITLPSLRGVILIMLLLQIIGTLQVFTEPFVMTDGGPEDSTVTVLMLIYNYAFQNGDYGAATALSVLLALVLGVLSAIYLRATKSWSN
- a CDS encoding alpha/beta fold hydrolase — protein: MTISTLLAPRMWIRGRRVQTVAAALVAAALAAAAGPAAADGGADPPGAKPTVVVVHGAFADASGWNGVVERLQRDGYKVMAPANPLRGLAGDSAYIAGVLKSIKGPIVLAGHSYGGAVISNAAAGNPQVKSLVFVSALMPDKGERLSDLSAKFAGSELNAALKPVPFPEADGKEGTDLYIRPDRFHDVFAADVPSGTTAVMAATQRPINGAAFMDTAAAAAWKTIPSWALVATRDKAIAPDLERFEAKRANSHTVEVDSSHVAMMSHPDVVADLIRQAAGDRTPAKSLMAPTGTSTVVLAWIGGLAGVTVLTGAGLVTAARKRRVTNGVPDRAS